The following are encoded together in the Panicum virgatum strain AP13 chromosome 6K, P.virgatum_v5, whole genome shotgun sequence genome:
- the LOC120712178 gene encoding oligopeptide transporter 1-like translates to MSSCVMLAFVNEFFNYRSSQLSIGTVVVQIASLPIGRLMASTLPERPIHVPLTGGRCSFSLNPGPFSLKEHCLITIFAGAGCSGVYALNIIAIVKVFYKRQINPYAAMLLAQTTQLLGYGWAGMFRKFLVDSAYMWWPINLVQVTLFRAMHEEEKRPRGGLTRLQFFIIVMICSFAYYLIPSYLFPTISTVSVLCLVYKDSVTAQQIGSGLKGLGVGSFGLDWNTVAGFLGNPLASPAFTIVNVMAGFALSTYVALPLLYWTNTYNGKRFPLISPHVYDDAGEAYDTNRVLDPKTFALNLKEYNAYSRINVSVLFAINYGIGFASLMSTLSHVALYHGKEIWDLCRKAAAGKADGGKEQDVHTRIMKRNYKQVPQWWFHLMLAIVLALSVFTCEGFGRQLQLPYWGLLLACAIAFSFTLPIGVISATTNMQPGLNVITELIIGYLYPGKPLANVVFKTYGFISMGQALAFVSDFKLGHYMKIPPRSMFFAQLAGTLTASTVHFATAWWLLTTVRNICDVEKLPAGSPWTCPGDDVFYNASIIWGVVGPLRMFGRLGNYWQMNYFFLIGLLAPVPAWLLQRAYPRNRVLQSVNLPLIFAGASGLLPARTVNFLMWGLIGFLFNHVVYRRYKAWWMRYNYVLAAGLDAGVAFMGVLTFVALGYFDVYGPQWWGGVADDRCNLAMCPTAPEVVAKGCPLV, encoded by the exons ATGTCCTCCTGCGTGATGCTCGCCTTCGTCAACGAGTTCTTCAATTACCGCTCCTCGCAGCTGAGCATCGGCACGGTGGTGGTGCAGATCGCGTCGCTGCCCATCGGCCGGCTCATGGCGTCCACGCTGCCAGAGCGGCCGATCCACGTGCCGCTCACCGGCGGCAGATGCTCCTTCTCCCTCAACCCCGGCCCCTTCAGCCTCAAGGAGCACTGTCTCATCACCATCTTCGCCGGCGCCGGGTGCAGCGGCGTCTACGCCCTCAACATCATCGCCATCGTCAAGGTCTTCTACAAGCGTCAGATCAACCCCTACGCTGCCATGCTGCTGGCGCAGACCACCCAG CTGCTGGGATACGGATGGGCtggcatgttcaggaagtttcTGGTTGATTCGGCTTACATGTGGTGGCCTATCAACCTTGTTCAAGTCACCCTCTTCAG AGCAATGCACGAGGAGGAGAAGCGTCCCAGGGGAGGGCTGACGCGGCTGCAATTCTTCATCATCGTGATGATCTGCAGCTTCGCCTATTACCTCATCCCCAGTTACCTGTTCCCAACGATCAGCACCGTCTCGGTGCTCTGCCTGGTGTACAAGGACTCGGTCACGGCGCAGCAGATCGGCTCCGGCCTCAAGGGCCTGGGCGTCGGTTCCTTCGGCCTGGACTGGAACACCGTGGCCGGGTTCCTCGGCAACCCTCTGGCGTCGCCGGCCTTCACCATCGTCAACGTGATGGCCGGGTTCGCGCTCAGCACCTACGTCGCCTTGCCGCTGCTCTACTGGACCAACACCTACAACGGCAAGCGCTTCCCGCTCATCTCGCCGCACGTCTacgacgacgccggcgaggcCTACGACACCAACCGAGTCCTCGACCCAAAGACATTCGCCCTCAACCTCAAGGAGTACAACGCCTACAGCCGCATCAATGTCAGCGTGCTCTTCGCCATCAACTACGGCATTGGCTTCGCCAGCCTCATGTCCACGCTCTCGCATGTCGCGCTGTACCACGGCAA GGAGATTTGGGACCTGTGCCGGAAGGCGGCCGCGGGGAAGGCGGACGGCGGTAAGGAGCAAGACGTGCACACGAGGATCATGAAGAGGAACTACAAGCAAGTGCCGCAGTGGTGGTTCCACCTCATGCTGGCCATCGTCCTGGCGCTGTCCGTCTTCACCTGCGAGGGGTTCGGCCGGCAGCTGCAGCTGCCCTACTGGGGCCTCCTCCTCGCTTGCGCCATCGCCTTCTCCTTCACCCTGCCCATTGGCGTCATCTCCGCGACAACCAACATG CAACCCGGGTTGAATGTCATCACGGAGCTCATCATCGGGTACCTGTACCCTGGGAAGCCATTGGCCAACGTGGTGTTCAAGACGTACGGCTTCATAAGCATGGGCCAGGCGCTGGCGTTCGTGTCGGACTTCAAGCTGGGGCACTACATGAAGATACCCCCGCGGTCCATGTTCTTCGCGCAGCTGGCCGGCACGCTCACGGCATCCACGGTGCACTTCGCGACGGCGTGGTGGCTACTGACGACGGTGAGGAACATCTGCGACGTGGAGAAGCTCCCCGCCGGCAGCCCCTGGACGTGCCCCGGCGACGACGTCTTCTACAACGCCTCCATCATCTGGGGCGTCGTCGGCCCGCTTCGGATGTTCGGCCGCCTGGGCAACTACTGGCAGATGAACTACTTCTTCCTCATTGGCCTGCTGGCGCCGGTGCCCGCCTGGCTGCTCCAGCGCGCCTACCCACGCAACCGCGTGCTCCAAAGCGTCAACCTGCCGCTCATCTTCGCGGGCGCAAGCGGGCTGCTCCCCGCGCGCACCGTCAACTTCCTCATGTGGGGGCTCATCGGCTTCCTCTTCAACCACGTCGTCTACCGCCGGTACAAGGCCTGGTGGATGCGGTACAACTACGTGCTCGCCGCGGGCCTCGACGCCGGGGTCGCCTTCATGGGCGTGCTCACCTTCGTGGCACTGGGCTACTTCGACGTCTACGGACCACAGTGGTGGGGCGGTGTCGCCGACGACCGCTGCAACCTGGCGATGTGCCCCACGGCGCCAGAGGTAGTGGCCAAGGGATGCCCGCTAGTATAG